The following are encoded together in the Rhizobium tumorigenes genome:
- a CDS encoding BrnT family toxin translates to MAIIFDPAKRDRALAERGLDFARCSEIFAGDTLTREDDRAEYGEQRFITVGFLDGRMMIVVWTPRDGHERIISMRKANDRERKVYQGRMARP, encoded by the coding sequence ATGGCGATCATTTTCGACCCGGCGAAACGCGACAGAGCGCTTGCAGAGCGCGGGCTCGACTTTGCCAGATGCAGCGAGATTTTCGCCGGCGACACGCTTACCCGGGAAGACGACCGGGCCGAGTATGGCGAACAACGGTTCATCACCGTGGGCTTTCTCGACGGCAGAATGATGATCGTCGTGTGGACGCCACGGGACGGTCATGAGCGGATCATCAGCATGAGGAAAGCCAATGACCGAGAGCGAAAAGTCTATCAAGGAAGAATGGCAAGACCCTGA
- the tam gene encoding trans-aconitate 2-methyltransferase, which produces MAWSANQYVKFEDERTRPARDLLAQVPLETVTRAIDLGCGPGNSTELIVERFGATAVSGLDSDLDMLESAHLRLPGTTFTQADLATWQPSEKTDLLFANAVFQWLPNHLDIFDRLLDGLAPGGVLAVQMPDNLNEPTHLLMEETAHAGPWRPAFEAKSVRRTPLAPPSVYYHRLIGKAARIDLWHTVYNHPMADAEAIVEWVKGTGLRPYLDRAGDAHRDAFTADYLARIAKAYTPLADGKVLLRFPRLFMVAVKKA; this is translated from the coding sequence ATGGCGTGGTCGGCAAACCAGTATGTGAAGTTCGAGGACGAGCGCACCCGTCCCGCGCGCGACCTGCTGGCCCAGGTGCCGCTTGAAACGGTGACGCGTGCAATCGACCTCGGTTGCGGGCCCGGCAATTCGACGGAACTGATCGTCGAGCGCTTCGGTGCCACCGCGGTTTCCGGCCTCGACAGCGATCTCGACATGCTGGAGAGCGCGCACCTACGCCTGCCCGGCACCACCTTCACGCAGGCGGATCTTGCGACCTGGCAACCGAGCGAAAAGACCGACCTGCTGTTTGCCAATGCCGTCTTCCAGTGGCTGCCAAACCATCTCGACATCTTCGACAGGCTGTTGGACGGCCTTGCGCCCGGCGGCGTGCTGGCGGTGCAAATGCCGGACAATCTCAACGAGCCGACACACCTGCTGATGGAAGAGACGGCGCATGCCGGGCCCTGGCGTCCGGCGTTCGAGGCAAAGAGCGTTCGCCGCACTCCCCTCGCCCCCCCTTCCGTTTACTACCACCGGCTGATCGGCAAGGCTGCGCGTATCGATCTCTGGCACACCGTCTACAACCACCCGATGGCCGATGCTGAAGCGATCGTCGAATGGGTCAAGGGAACGGGCCTGCGCCCTTATCTCGACAGGGCCGGAGACGCCCACCGCGATGCCTTCACGGCAGACTATCTTGCCCGCATCGCCAAAGCCTATACGCCGCTTGCCGACGGCAAGGTCCTGCTACGCTTTCCCCGGCTGTTCATGGTGGCCGTCAAAAAAGCCTGA
- a CDS encoding TerC family protein — protein MIFDWISDPSVWVGLATLIVLEIVLGIDNLVFIAILADKLPPQQRDSARLIGLGLALVIRLLLLASIAWIVTLTTPLFSVMNFGFSGRDIILIIGGIFLLFKGTMELHERLEGQEESKDKKQVHAVFWQVIVQIVVLDAIFSLDSVITAVGIVQDLAVMMMAVIIAVGFMLVLSKPLTLFVSKHPTVVILCLGFLMMIGFSLIIEGFGIHIPKGYLYAAIGFSVIIEALNQLARHSKERLITPSNIRDRTADAVLGLLGGKRSQGTLGQTADLIAEQAGEAEVFSNEEKDMIQGVLALADRSARSIMTPRIDIDWLDLDKPVAELQQLILDVGHSRFPVARGSLDNFIGIASARDLLRDLLKDGAIDLARSIRQPLVVHESITALKLMEQLRLSNQAIAVILDEYGEIEGMVTTTDLLEAIAGEFPDEDDEKLSIERGDDGSLTVDGWIDIRQASKLVDADLVDENDRYSTLAGFILWRLGHLPHEGENFASEDLAFEIVKLEGRNIAKVRISRVAEPA, from the coding sequence ATGATCTTCGACTGGATATCCGATCCTTCCGTCTGGGTCGGTCTGGCCACCCTCATCGTTCTCGAGATCGTTCTCGGCATCGACAACCTCGTGTTCATCGCGATCCTTGCGGATAAGCTGCCGCCGCAGCAGCGCGATTCGGCAAGGCTTATCGGCCTTGGCCTGGCGCTGGTCATCCGCCTTTTACTGCTGGCCTCGATCGCCTGGATCGTGACGCTGACGACGCCCTTGTTTTCAGTGATGAATTTCGGCTTTTCGGGCCGTGACATCATCCTCATCATCGGCGGCATATTCCTGCTATTCAAGGGGACGATGGAGCTGCACGAGCGGCTGGAAGGCCAGGAGGAGAGCAAGGACAAGAAGCAGGTCCATGCTGTCTTCTGGCAGGTGATCGTGCAGATCGTCGTGCTCGATGCGATCTTCTCGCTCGACAGCGTCATTACCGCCGTCGGCATAGTGCAGGATCTCGCCGTGATGATGATGGCCGTCATCATTGCCGTCGGCTTCATGCTCGTGCTGTCGAAGCCGCTGACGCTGTTCGTCTCCAAGCATCCGACCGTCGTTATCCTCTGCCTCGGTTTCCTCATGATGATCGGCTTCTCGCTGATCATCGAAGGTTTCGGCATTCATATTCCGAAGGGCTATCTCTACGCCGCAATCGGCTTCTCGGTGATCATCGAGGCGCTGAACCAGCTTGCCCGCCACAGCAAGGAGCGGCTGATCACGCCAAGCAACATCCGTGACCGCACCGCCGACGCCGTGCTGGGCCTGCTCGGCGGCAAGCGCTCGCAGGGCACGCTCGGCCAGACGGCTGACTTGATCGCCGAACAGGCTGGCGAAGCCGAAGTCTTCTCGAACGAGGAGAAGGACATGATCCAGGGCGTGCTGGCGCTGGCCGACCGCTCTGCCCGCTCGATCATGACGCCCCGCATCGACATCGACTGGCTCGACCTCGACAAGCCAGTCGCCGAACTGCAGCAGTTGATCCTCGATGTCGGCCATTCTCGCTTTCCGGTGGCGCGCGGTAGTCTCGACAATTTCATCGGCATCGCCAGCGCCCGCGATCTGCTGCGCGACCTCCTCAAGGACGGTGCCATCGATCTGGCGCGGTCGATCCGCCAGCCGCTCGTCGTGCATGAAAGCATCACGGCGCTGAAGCTGATGGAGCAACTGCGGCTTTCGAACCAGGCGATTGCCGTCATTCTCGACGAGTATGGCGAGATCGAGGGCATGGTGACGACGACCGACCTGCTCGAAGCCATCGCCGGCGAATTTCCGGACGAGGACGACGAAAAACTGTCGATCGAGAGAGGCGACGACGGATCGCTGACCGTCGATGGCTGGATCGACATCCGCCAAGCCTCTAAACTGGTCGACGCCGACCTCGTCGACGAAAACGACCGCTATTCGACGCTGGCCGGCTTCATCCTCTGGCGTCTCGGCCACCTGCCGCACGAGGGCGAGAACTTTGCCTCCGAGGACCTGGCTTTCGAGATCGTCAAGCTGGAAGGTCGCAACATCGCCAAGGTGCGGATCAGCCGGGTCGCAGAGCCGGCCTGA
- a CDS encoding cupin domain-containing protein, giving the protein MSDSSHADMAAQAKPLFVLGDHVQRQARLEGTWLNVFDVTVPSGGGTPLHSHASPEVFRILEGTLTVQQMTDSGLSETRAQAGDIISIPGNVPHGYSNAGPDAVVFSAIIDKDMATYFEVADIGPQAEIAPDEEAERFLVAAGEHGIRILAS; this is encoded by the coding sequence ATGTCCGACTCCTCCCATGCCGATATGGCAGCCCAGGCCAAGCCTCTTTTCGTGCTCGGCGACCACGTCCAGCGCCAGGCGCGCCTTGAAGGCACGTGGCTCAACGTCTTCGACGTCACGGTCCCGTCCGGTGGCGGCACACCCCTTCACAGCCACGCCAGCCCTGAAGTGTTCCGCATTCTCGAGGGCACGCTGACCGTGCAGCAGATGACGGACTCCGGCCTCTCGGAGACGCGGGCGCAGGCCGGCGACATCATTTCCATCCCCGGCAACGTGCCGCATGGCTACAGCAATGCCGGTCCCGACGCCGTCGTCTTTTCGGCCATAATCGACAAGGACATGGCGACCTATTTCGAAGTTGCCGATATCGGTCCGCAGGCGGAAATCGCGCCCGACGAGGAAGCCGAACGGTTTCTGGTCGCCGCCGGCGAACACGGTATCCGTATTCTGGCATCGTAA
- a CDS encoding zinc-dependent alcohol dehydrogenase family protein produces MRAMYYEAFEAKPEIRTLPDPTPSEDGVVIAVGASGLCRSDWHGWMGHDPDIALPHVPGHELAGKVVATGRGVVRFKIGDRVTVPFVSGCGHCGECHSGNQQVCPNQFQPGFTHWGSFAEYVGIDYADTNLVHLPETIDDATAASLGCRFATSFRAVTDQAKTKPGEWIAVHGCGGVGLSAIMIATALGANAIAIDLSDEKLAFARECGAVATINAGTVSDVAEAVREITGGGAHVSIDALGHPTTCFNSIRNLRRRGRHVQVGLMLGQHATPAIPMAQVISLELEIYGSHGMQAWRYDAMLAMLSAGKIAPQKLIQRRISLEEAIPALMTLDRAEGLGISVITRF; encoded by the coding sequence ATGCGCGCCATGTATTACGAAGCCTTCGAGGCTAAACCCGAAATCCGCACCCTGCCCGATCCGACTCCGTCGGAAGACGGGGTGGTCATCGCAGTCGGTGCGAGCGGTCTTTGCCGCAGCGACTGGCATGGCTGGATGGGGCATGATCCCGATATCGCCCTCCCCCATGTTCCCGGCCACGAACTGGCTGGCAAGGTGGTGGCGACAGGGCGCGGCGTGGTGCGCTTCAAGATCGGCGACCGGGTGACCGTACCTTTCGTCTCGGGCTGCGGCCATTGCGGCGAGTGCCATTCCGGCAATCAGCAGGTGTGCCCGAACCAGTTCCAGCCGGGATTCACCCACTGGGGATCGTTCGCGGAATATGTCGGGATCGACTATGCGGACACCAATCTGGTACATCTTCCGGAGACGATCGACGACGCGACGGCGGCAAGCCTCGGCTGCCGCTTTGCCACGTCGTTCCGCGCCGTCACCGACCAGGCAAAGACCAAGCCCGGAGAATGGATCGCCGTGCACGGCTGCGGCGGCGTCGGGCTGTCGGCGATCATGATCGCCACGGCACTCGGTGCCAATGCCATTGCCATCGATCTCTCCGACGAAAAGCTGGCCTTTGCCCGCGAATGCGGTGCGGTGGCGACGATCAATGCCGGGACCGTTTCCGATGTTGCCGAGGCAGTGCGCGAGATCACCGGCGGTGGCGCGCATGTGTCGATCGATGCGCTCGGGCACCCCACGACCTGCTTTAACTCTATCCGCAACTTGCGCCGACGCGGCCGGCACGTGCAGGTCGGGCTGATGCTCGGGCAGCACGCGACCCCGGCGATCCCGATGGCGCAGGTGATCAGCCTGGAACTCGAGATCTATGGCAGCCACGGCATGCAGGCCTGGCGCTACGATGCGATGCTCGCAATGCTGTCTGCCGGCAAGATCGCGCCGCAGAAGCTCATCCAGCGGCGGATCAGCCTGGAAGAGGCTATTCCCGCGCTGATGACGCTCGACCGGGCGGAAGGCCTCGGGATCAGCGTCATCACACGGTTTTGA
- a CDS encoding branched-chain amino acid aminotransferase, with product MAVDTSPRSTTWTYVDGEWLPGNPPLIGPTSHAMWLASTVFDGARWFDGIAPDLDLHCQRVNRSARAMGLEPTMTAEQIEALALEGVKKFDGTSALYIKPMYWGEHGMPTSVVAVDPASTRFALCLFEAPMNNAKPQSLTVSPYRRPSPETAMTEAKTGSLYPNSGRMIVEARSRGFDNALACDMNGNVAETASSNVFMVKDGAVYTPVANRTFLAGITRERIIGLLRQAGFDVRETTLSVADFMGSDEVFTTGNYSKIVGIDRLDGRTFGEGPVARKALEIYMDWAHSRKATDE from the coding sequence ATGGCTGTCGATACATCGCCGCGTTCCACTACCTGGACCTATGTCGACGGCGAGTGGCTGCCCGGCAACCCGCCGCTGATCGGGCCCACCTCGCATGCGATGTGGCTGGCCTCGACAGTCTTCGACGGCGCCCGCTGGTTCGACGGCATAGCGCCCGATCTCGATCTGCATTGCCAGCGCGTCAACCGCTCGGCCCGCGCCATGGGCCTCGAACCGACCATGACTGCGGAGCAGATCGAGGCGCTGGCGCTGGAGGGCGTGAAGAAATTCGATGGTACTTCGGCGCTCTACATCAAGCCGATGTACTGGGGCGAGCACGGGATGCCGACCAGCGTCGTCGCGGTCGATCCGGCCTCGACCCGCTTTGCGCTCTGCCTGTTCGAAGCGCCGATGAACAATGCCAAGCCGCAGTCCCTGACCGTCTCGCCCTATCGCCGCCCGTCGCCTGAGACGGCGATGACCGAGGCCAAGACCGGCTCGCTCTACCCGAACAGCGGCCGGATGATCGTTGAAGCCCGTAGCCGTGGCTTCGACAATGCGCTTGCCTGCGACATGAACGGGAATGTCGCCGAGACGGCATCCTCCAACGTCTTCATGGTCAAGGACGGAGCCGTATATACGCCCGTCGCCAACCGCACCTTTCTGGCCGGCATCACCCGCGAGCGGATCATCGGCCTGCTCCGCCAGGCCGGCTTCGACGTTCGCGAGACGACGTTATCCGTTGCCGACTTCATGGGATCGGACGAGGTCTTCACGACTGGAAACTATTCGAAGATCGTCGGCATCGACCGCCTCGATGGCCGCACGTTCGGCGAAGGACCGGTCGCCCGCAAGGCACTGGAGATTTACATGGACTGGGCCCATTCGCGCAAAGCCACCGACGAATGA
- a CDS encoding TetR/AcrR family transcriptional regulator: MTQTYHHGALRPALLAAAEAILDRDGIEALTLRAAAREAGVSHAAPSHHFGDITGLLTELAEGGFVRLRQALEKHLAEPDALKRVRALAHGYVAFARAHPGIFLLMFRSERLDWSSPALATAGVAAFALLTPDQSGLAPDQSGFVPDATPQNFETLVLASTRWSLMHGLATLLIDGRLGAMAEKTPDADLERLVEAVIRSGLRA; encoded by the coding sequence ATGACACAGACCTATCATCACGGAGCGCTTCGTCCGGCGCTGCTTGCCGCGGCAGAGGCGATCCTCGACCGCGACGGTATTGAAGCCCTGACGTTGCGGGCAGCGGCACGCGAGGCTGGAGTCTCCCATGCGGCACCGTCCCATCATTTCGGCGACATCACCGGCCTGCTGACCGAGTTGGCGGAAGGAGGCTTCGTCCGACTGCGGCAGGCTCTCGAGAAGCATCTGGCCGAACCGGACGCACTCAAGCGAGTTCGGGCACTGGCGCACGGTTACGTCGCCTTCGCCAGGGCCCATCCCGGGATATTCCTGCTGATGTTCCGCTCGGAGCGGCTGGACTGGTCTTCCCCGGCGCTGGCGACGGCAGGCGTCGCCGCCTTCGCCCTGTTGACCCCGGACCAGTCAGGCCTGGCACCTGATCAATCCGGATTTGTGCCGGACGCCACGCCGCAAAACTTCGAGACCTTGGTGCTGGCCAGCACACGCTGGTCGCTGATGCACGGGCTGGCCACCCTGCTGATAGACGGCCGGCTCGGCGCGATGGCGGAAAAGACGCCGGATGCGGATCTCGAGCGGCTGGTCGAGGCGGTGATCCGCAGTGGCCTCCGGGCCTGA